A window of the Helianthus annuus cultivar XRQ/B chromosome 4, HanXRQr2.0-SUNRISE, whole genome shotgun sequence genome harbors these coding sequences:
- the LOC110936504 gene encoding uncharacterized protein LOC110936504 — MSDASEYSLVVKSTLYLANKYILIFITFVFVIRDCLLYKQIQREVHQKTMPSIGVNLTGKSTKDVDSRTIFVSNVHFVVTKDSLSQHFNKFRDVFILTGAALGLE, encoded by the exons ATGAGCGATGCATCTGAATATAGCTTAGTTGTCAAAAGCACACTTTATTTGGCAAATAAATACATCCTGATTTTTATTACATTTGTATTTGTAATCAGGGACTGCCTGTTATACAAACAAATTCAAAGGGAGGTCCACCAAAAGACAATGCCATCAATTG GTGTCAATCTCACTGGTAAATCTACTAAAGATGTGGATTCACGAACCATTTTTGTTAGCAAT GTTCATTTTGTTGTTACCAAGGATAGTCTTTCTCAGCACTTCAACAAGTTCAGGGATGTATTTATATTAACTGGAGCTGCATTGGGATTAGAG